In the genome of Nocardioides seonyuensis, one region contains:
- a CDS encoding PKD domain-containing protein, whose translation MHLRPLVAALVTASLASTPVAVLSGQAHAEWTTEPSHGAVATAPAVLLGSQGTTFLAWARKEPAGGQSLMVKDRPAGGTWSAARRVDTYPGSVENLTLAEGAGGTAVHAWLTKDATGVTQVMTLDDSGDGSLAPRTLSDGSGVSDSWPELASNTRGDLAVAWSQGGTIRVRLRPAGAAWGPEITVSDADARWPVIGLDDAGRVTVGWRQVTGAGTSLHTSTGPITSTSRAAWTAPDQLIAPQHMARLGSIAVGPEGHVVAAAVSQRVPEDTEILSTWHRSPGGSWSPSLLGTGNANTELVVDRVGLATLAWTSNGVSRVSTAAPGQPWSTRDLGTAWIQDLVIDQDTGNVVMTYLVGPSYTRVVTHREPGGAWRELSSSPGASGLLLMRLGVNGTDVVLATAKLVGSDMVIETAAWDETAPVIRSLTLPTGPVGQPLSFSASVEEWLPYRVEWDFGDGASATGASAQHTYTVPGTYRASVRVVDAVGLVAVRTVDVTVTVPPLTGPGPAPVPPAPIGAAPAPAGAPRILGLDLTRKKIRTSRAPRRTRLVVTTDSAASVRVVLRRRGSRKVVARLARSVPAGEARLTISTRMGKARLRAGRYVITAVARNDRGVSTPVRVTLRVRR comes from the coding sequence ATGCATTTGCGCCCCCTCGTCGCAGCTCTCGTCACTGCTTCGCTGGCTTCCACTCCCGTTGCGGTGCTCAGCGGGCAGGCTCACGCCGAGTGGACGACGGAACCGTCCCACGGCGCCGTCGCCACTGCCCCTGCCGTGCTGCTCGGCAGTCAGGGCACCACCTTCCTGGCCTGGGCCAGGAAGGAACCTGCCGGCGGTCAGTCGCTCATGGTCAAGGACCGACCCGCCGGAGGCACCTGGTCGGCCGCACGACGCGTGGACACATACCCGGGATCGGTGGAGAACCTCACGCTGGCCGAGGGCGCGGGCGGGACCGCCGTCCATGCCTGGTTGACCAAGGACGCCACCGGTGTGACCCAGGTGATGACCCTCGACGACTCCGGTGACGGCTCGCTCGCCCCGAGGACGCTCAGCGACGGATCGGGGGTCTCCGACTCCTGGCCGGAGCTCGCCAGCAACACCCGCGGCGACCTGGCCGTGGCCTGGAGCCAGGGCGGCACGATCAGGGTCCGCCTGCGGCCCGCGGGCGCCGCGTGGGGGCCGGAGATCACGGTCTCGGACGCCGACGCACGCTGGCCGGTCATCGGTCTCGACGACGCCGGCCGGGTGACCGTGGGGTGGCGGCAGGTCACAGGGGCCGGCACCTCGCTCCACACGAGCACCGGACCGATCACCTCTACCAGCCGGGCGGCGTGGACGGCGCCCGACCAGCTGATAGCGCCCCAGCACATGGCGCGCCTCGGGAGCATCGCCGTCGGTCCCGAGGGCCACGTCGTCGCCGCCGCCGTGTCACAGCGCGTGCCCGAGGACACCGAGATCCTGTCCACGTGGCACCGGTCACCGGGGGGCTCGTGGAGCCCGTCGCTCCTCGGGACGGGCAACGCCAACACGGAGCTGGTGGTCGACAGGGTGGGACTTGCGACCCTCGCCTGGACCTCGAACGGCGTCAGCAGGGTCAGCACCGCGGCACCGGGTCAGCCGTGGAGCACGCGGGACCTCGGCACCGCCTGGATCCAGGACCTGGTGATCGACCAGGACACCGGGAACGTCGTGATGACCTACCTCGTGGGGCCGAGCTACACACGTGTGGTCACCCACCGCGAACCCGGCGGCGCCTGGCGAGAGCTCTCCAGCTCCCCCGGCGCCTCTGGCTTGCTGCTGATGCGCCTAGGGGTCAACGGCACCGACGTCGTGCTGGCGACCGCCAAGCTGGTCGGCAGCGACATGGTGATCGAGACTGCCGCATGGGACGAGACCGCTCCGGTCATCCGGTCGCTCACCCTGCCCACGGGACCGGTCGGACAGCCCCTGTCCTTCAGCGCCTCGGTCGAGGAGTGGCTCCCGTACCGCGTCGAGTGGGACTTCGGCGACGGCGCCTCCGCGACGGGCGCCTCGGCGCAGCACACCTACACCGTGCCCGGGACCTACCGCGCAAGCGTCCGGGTCGTCGACGCGGTCGGCCTCGTCGCCGTACGCACCGTCGACGTCACGGTCACCGTGCCGCCGCTGACAGGCCCCGGCCCCGCACCGGTTCCTCCGGCGCCGATCGGCGCCGCACCGGCTCCCGCGGGCGCGCCCAGGATCCTCGGCCTCGACCTCACGCGCAAGAAGATCCGCACCAGCCGCGCTCCCCGGCGGACTCGCCTCGTCGTCACCACGGACTCCGCGGCAAGTGTGCGCGTCGTGCTGCGCCGGCGCGGGTCGAGGAAGGTCGTGGCCCGCCTCGCACGCTCGGTGCCCGCGGGCGAGGCTCGTCTCACGATCTCCACCCGGATGGGCAAGGCACGACTGCGTGCTGGGCGCTACGTCATCACCGCCGTCGCACGCAACGACCGCGGCGTCAGCACTCCGGTGCGGGTAACGCTCCGCGTACGACGCTGA
- a CDS encoding GNAT family N-acetyltransferase — MLWRARLNLPDRPGTLATLAQECGDAGINIMGVQVFPGIDTVTDELVLEVPEGLGQVEIAEVVERSGATAVTLHRCTEAALLDQPTLYVQAARAILDQPSRFPEVAARLFDGEADPGPDARLDVMEMTVGDVVVQVRREAPFTAFEHARGAAIAELVSDVLQGAPAAHTASSGRLGEGVRPSYVVRGLSVLALVDGATVGRGLLMDSPEPGARRLELEVDPQWRRRGVASRLLVEVARVAHDHGDDELTLETSAENRAVLPMVLGCGLRCRIRLVGSRLHVRVPVRHLEPSRL, encoded by the coding sequence ATGTTGTGGAGAGCCCGACTCAACCTGCCGGACCGACCGGGGACCCTCGCGACGCTCGCGCAGGAGTGTGGCGACGCGGGGATCAACATCATGGGGGTGCAGGTCTTCCCGGGCATCGACACGGTGACCGACGAGCTCGTGCTCGAGGTCCCGGAGGGCCTCGGTCAGGTGGAGATCGCCGAGGTCGTCGAACGCTCGGGCGCCACCGCGGTGACGTTGCACCGGTGCACGGAGGCGGCCCTGCTCGACCAGCCCACGCTCTACGTCCAGGCGGCGCGCGCGATCCTGGACCAGCCGTCCCGCTTCCCCGAAGTGGCAGCGCGCCTCTTCGACGGGGAGGCCGACCCGGGGCCGGACGCTCGTCTCGACGTGATGGAGATGACCGTCGGCGACGTCGTGGTGCAGGTGCGGCGCGAGGCGCCGTTCACCGCCTTCGAGCACGCACGCGGCGCGGCCATCGCCGAGCTCGTCAGCGACGTGCTGCAGGGTGCCCCCGCCGCGCACACGGCGTCGAGCGGGCGGCTCGGTGAGGGAGTGAGGCCGTCGTACGTCGTCCGCGGCCTCTCGGTCCTCGCCCTCGTGGACGGCGCGACGGTCGGGCGCGGACTGCTGATGGACTCCCCGGAGCCGGGCGCCCGCCGCCTGGAGCTGGAGGTCGACCCGCAGTGGCGACGACGCGGCGTCGCGTCCCGGCTGCTGGTGGAGGTGGCGCGCGTCGCCCACGACCACGGCGACGACGAGCTCACCCTGGAGACGTCGGCCGAGAACCGGGCGGTCCTGCCCATGGTGCTCGGCTGCGGCCTCCGGTGCCGGATCCGGCTGGTCGGGTCCCGGCTCCACGTCCGGGTGCCGGTGCGTCACCTGGAGCCCTCCCGGCTGTGA
- the guaB gene encoding IMP dehydrogenase, with protein sequence MDVPEKFAALGLTYDDVLLLPGESDLAPSDIDTSTRLTREISIRIPLVSAAMDTVTESRMAIAMAREGGLGVLHRNLSIDDQAYQVDLVKRTQTGIISNPVTIGPDATLEDLDRLCGEFRVSGLPVVDSDNLLIGIITNRDLRFTPVAEWATTKVDEMMTPMPLITGHAGISREEATALLRAHKRERLPLVDDTGHLTGLITVKDFVKGEQFPHASYDADGRLMVGAAIGYFGDAWERATRLIEAGVDVLVADTAHGHVHLLLDMVKRLKTDPATRHVQVIGGNVGTRAGAQAFVDAGADAVKVGVGPGSICTTRIVTGVGVPQVTAVYEASLACKPAGVPVIADGGMKHSGEIAKALVAGADAVMVGSMLAGCEESPGEVVFVNGKQFKSYRGMGSLAAMSSRGKKSFSKDRYFQAEVASDDKIVPEGIEGQVAYRGPLTAVAHQLVGGLHQSMFYVGARTVPELQERGQFVRITSASLKESHPHGVQMTVEAPNYSGM encoded by the coding sequence GTGGACGTCCCCGAGAAGTTTGCCGCGCTGGGCCTCACCTACGACGACGTCCTGCTGCTGCCGGGCGAGTCCGACCTCGCCCCGAGCGACATCGACACCTCCACCCGGCTGACGCGTGAGATCTCGATCAGGATCCCGCTCGTCAGCGCGGCCATGGACACCGTCACCGAGTCGCGCATGGCGATCGCGATGGCTCGCGAGGGTGGCCTCGGCGTGCTCCACCGCAACCTCTCGATCGACGACCAGGCCTACCAGGTCGACCTGGTCAAGCGCACCCAGACGGGGATCATCTCCAACCCCGTCACGATCGGTCCCGACGCGACGCTCGAGGACCTCGACCGCCTGTGCGGGGAGTTCCGGGTCTCCGGCCTTCCCGTCGTCGACTCCGACAACCTCCTGATCGGCATCATCACCAACCGCGACCTGCGCTTCACCCCCGTCGCTGAGTGGGCGACCACCAAGGTCGACGAGATGATGACGCCGATGCCCCTGATCACCGGGCACGCCGGCATCTCGCGCGAGGAGGCGACCGCGCTGCTGCGGGCCCACAAGCGCGAGCGGCTGCCCCTGGTGGACGACACCGGCCACCTCACGGGACTCATCACCGTCAAGGACTTCGTCAAGGGCGAGCAGTTCCCCCACGCCTCCTACGACGCCGACGGGCGCCTGATGGTCGGTGCCGCGATCGGCTACTTCGGTGACGCCTGGGAGCGCGCCACGCGGCTGATCGAGGCGGGTGTGGACGTGCTCGTCGCCGACACCGCCCACGGCCACGTCCACCTCTTGCTCGACATGGTCAAGCGGCTCAAGACCGACCCGGCCACGCGCCACGTCCAGGTCATCGGCGGCAACGTCGGGACCAGGGCGGGCGCGCAGGCGTTCGTCGACGCGGGCGCCGACGCGGTCAAGGTCGGTGTCGGGCCCGGCTCCATCTGCACCACCCGCATCGTCACCGGCGTGGGCGTGCCCCAGGTGACCGCGGTCTACGAGGCATCGCTGGCGTGCAAGCCCGCCGGCGTCCCCGTGATCGCCGACGGCGGCATGAAGCACTCCGGCGAGATCGCCAAGGCCCTCGTCGCTGGCGCCGACGCGGTGATGGTCGGCTCGATGCTCGCCGGCTGCGAGGAGTCGCCCGGCGAGGTGGTCTTCGTCAACGGCAAGCAGTTCAAGTCCTACCGTGGCATGGGTTCGCTGGCCGCGATGAGCAGCCGCGGCAAGAAGTCCTTCTCCAAGGACCGCTACTTCCAGGCCGAGGTCGCCAGCGACGACAAGATCGTCCCCGAGGGCATCGAGGGCCAGGTCGCCTACCGCGGTCCGCTCACCGCGGTCGCCCACCAGCTCGTCGGCGGTCTCCACCAGTCGATGTTCTACGTCGGGGCCCGCACCGTTCCCGAGCTCCAGGAGCGCGGGCAGTTCGTGCGCATCACCAGCGCCTCGCTCAAGGAGAGCCACCCCCACGGCGTCCAGATGACCGTCGAGGCGCCCAACTACTCCGGCATGTGA
- a CDS encoding CHAP domain-containing protein — protein sequence MGVRGRGRGPRRLVAALLGIVFTTGAWGVAAPSARAADDYPWAWQGQCPILPQEPIEPEPAPTPTPAPTPTPGAPAGAAGGPGATAPTTPPPPPPPPPPPVLDPVSGHLYDPRGPRPTCARGVWFVDGSMGDQWGFALRNCTSFVAWRLNRTNGMAFENRPGTNDDSGKDVHWGDAHNWDDTARALGHRVDGVPAIGAVAQTDAGRVGHVAWVVGIGPGTVTVEEYNHAVRGGYGTRTVPVDTFRYLHLRDVEPSPLIGSDRPLVEARFASGHAWTARVEDSGTLRVARPGRPSRVVGTRGSFSPLAAPTLVLDEHGRPWVAATTRTGDVVVATPGRRGWTLRRVGSSAPTASPALALSDRGRPAVVATTAAGTLATSRRRADGRWSRPRRIGRAGTWATHAAPVTGVDASGRTWLVAMTRRGRLHVQRTATDRPSGWSRLRPLRGARASVTSTPSLTLDGDGVLHLHQTGYDGVVAVRSLAGDRWSRPEALEGEWSPYSSPAVQEMDGELHLAAVTPGGRLLVRPALPGTASRLRQLAARSADPTRSPSLVTRSNSGVYVMSSEGRRHAATLVLRPASALTGDHGPTRAGIAP from the coding sequence GTGGGAGTGAGAGGCAGGGGTCGCGGCCCGCGACGACTGGTCGCGGCGCTCCTGGGCATCGTCTTCACGACGGGTGCCTGGGGCGTCGCCGCGCCGTCGGCGCGGGCCGCAGACGACTACCCCTGGGCCTGGCAGGGCCAGTGCCCGATCCTTCCGCAGGAACCGATCGAGCCGGAGCCCGCCCCGACCCCGACGCCGGCTCCGACGCCCACCCCGGGCGCTCCCGCAGGCGCGGCCGGTGGCCCCGGCGCGACGGCGCCGACCACTCCCCCGCCTCCGCCGCCACCACCGCCCCCGCCGGTCCTCGACCCGGTCAGCGGCCACCTGTACGACCCCCGCGGCCCACGGCCCACCTGCGCGCGCGGGGTGTGGTTCGTCGACGGCTCGATGGGTGACCAGTGGGGCTTCGCACTGCGCAACTGCACGAGCTTCGTGGCCTGGCGGCTCAACCGCACCAACGGGATGGCGTTCGAGAACCGGCCAGGCACCAACGACGACAGCGGCAAGGACGTGCACTGGGGCGACGCCCACAACTGGGACGACACCGCCCGCGCGCTGGGTCACCGGGTCGACGGGGTGCCCGCGATCGGCGCGGTGGCCCAGACGGACGCCGGCCGGGTCGGGCACGTCGCCTGGGTCGTCGGAATCGGGCCGGGCACCGTCACGGTCGAGGAGTACAACCACGCCGTCCGGGGCGGCTACGGCACCCGCACGGTGCCCGTCGACACGTTCCGCTACCTGCACCTGCGAGACGTCGAGCCCTCCCCGCTCATCGGCTCCGACCGTCCGTTGGTCGAGGCCCGATTCGCGAGCGGCCACGCGTGGACCGCTCGGGTCGAGGACTCCGGGACCCTGCGCGTGGCACGGCCCGGGAGGCCTTCCCGTGTCGTGGGCACGCGTGGGTCGTTCTCGCCCCTCGCAGCTCCGACGCTCGTGCTCGACGAGCACGGGCGCCCCTGGGTCGCTGCGACCACGCGCACCGGTGACGTGGTCGTCGCCACCCCGGGACGGCGGGGCTGGACGCTGCGCCGCGTCGGATCGTCGGCACCGACTGCCAGCCCGGCCCTGGCGCTGTCGGATCGCGGACGTCCCGCCGTCGTCGCGACGACGGCGGCAGGCACCCTGGCAACCAGCCGGCGCAGGGCCGACGGACGCTGGTCGCGACCGCGTCGCATCGGCCGGGCGGGCACCTGGGCCACGCACGCCGCGCCCGTCACCGGCGTGGACGCGTCCGGCCGTACCTGGCTGGTCGCGATGACCCGCCGTGGCCGGCTCCATGTCCAGCGGACCGCCACGGACCGCCCGAGCGGCTGGTCGCGACTCCGCCCGCTGCGCGGCGCCCGCGCCTCGGTCACCTCCACCCCCTCCCTCACGCTCGACGGCGACGGCGTGCTGCACCTGCACCAGACGGGGTACGACGGCGTGGTCGCCGTCCGCTCCCTCGCGGGGGACCGCTGGTCGCGTCCCGAGGCGCTGGAGGGCGAGTGGTCGCCGTACAGCTCGCCAGCCGTCCAGGAGATGGACGGCGAGCTCCACCTGGCGGCGGTCACCCCGGGCGGCCGGCTGCTCGTCCGGCCCGCGCTTCCCGGCACCGCGTCGAGGCTGCGGCAGCTCGCTGCGCGCTCAGCCGACCCGACCCGCTCGCCGAGCCTGGTGACGCGGTCGAACTCCGGGGTCTACGTGATGTCGAGCGAGGGTCGCCGCCACGCGGCGACGCTGGTGCTGCGACCCGCCTCGGCGCTCACCGGCGACCACGGCCCGACCCGCGCCGGCATCGCGCCCTGA
- a CDS encoding GuaB3 family IMP dehydrogenase-related protein: MTEIEIGRAKRGRRAYSFDDIAVVPSRRTRDPEEVSTAWQIDAYRFDIPVLAAPMDSVMSPSTAIALGQMGGLGVLNLEGLWTRYDDPSGLLEEVAGLRGSDATRRMQEIYAEPIKPELVTSRLKEMRAAGVTVAGSLSPQRTKELAKAVVDGGVDMFVIRGTTVSAEHVSSQTEPLNLKEFIYELDVPVIVGGCATYQAALHLMRTGAAGVLVGFGGGAAHTTRTVLGIAVPMASAVADVAAARRDYLDESGGRYVHVIADGSIGLSGDLPKAIACGADAVMVGSPLARATEAPGRGFHWGGEAHHATLPRGQRVEFEPVGTLEEIMFGPSRVADGTMNLIGALRRAMATTGYTELKEFQRIEVVVGS; the protein is encoded by the coding sequence GTGACCGAGATCGAGATCGGCCGTGCCAAGCGCGGCCGCCGTGCCTACTCCTTCGACGACATCGCGGTCGTCCCCTCGCGGCGCACGCGCGACCCCGAGGAGGTCAGCACCGCCTGGCAGATCGACGCCTACCGCTTCGACATCCCGGTCCTCGCGGCGCCGATGGACTCGGTGATGTCACCCTCGACCGCGATCGCCCTGGGCCAGATGGGCGGCCTCGGCGTGCTCAACCTCGAGGGACTGTGGACGCGGTACGACGACCCCAGCGGGCTGCTGGAGGAGGTCGCCGGGCTGCGTGGCTCGGACGCCACCCGGCGGATGCAGGAGATCTACGCCGAGCCCATCAAGCCCGAGCTCGTCACCTCGCGGCTCAAGGAGATGCGTGCCGCCGGGGTGACCGTGGCGGGCTCGTTGTCGCCGCAGCGCACCAAGGAGCTCGCGAAGGCCGTGGTCGACGGCGGGGTCGACATGTTCGTCATCCGGGGCACCACCGTGAGCGCGGAGCACGTGAGCAGCCAGACCGAGCCGCTGAACCTCAAGGAGTTCATCTACGAGCTCGACGTCCCGGTGATCGTCGGCGGGTGCGCCACCTACCAGGCGGCCCTCCACCTGATGCGCACCGGCGCGGCCGGCGTCCTCGTCGGCTTCGGCGGCGGAGCGGCCCACACGACCCGCACGGTCCTGGGGATCGCGGTGCCCATGGCCAGTGCCGTCGCCGACGTCGCAGCCGCGCGTCGTGACTACCTCGACGAGTCCGGTGGTCGCTACGTGCACGTCATCGCCGACGGGTCGATCGGGCTCAGCGGAGACCTCCCCAAGGCCATCGCCTGCGGCGCCGACGCGGTGATGGTCGGCTCGCCGCTCGCTCGGGCGACCGAGGCACCGGGTCGCGGGTTCCACTGGGGCGGCGAGGCCCACCACGCCACCCTGCCCCGCGGCCAGCGCGTCGAGTTCGAGCCGGTCGGCACCCTGGAGGAGATCATGTTCGGCCCCTCGCGCGTCGCCGACGGCACGATGAACCTCATCGGCGCGCTCCGACGGGCGATGGCCACTACGGGCTACACCGAGCTCAAGGAGTTCCAGCGCATCGAGGTCGTCGTCGGCAGCTGA
- a CDS encoding pseudouridine synthase, translating into MAAWLCDRLPHPVEVEQMLAAGRFVYGDGHPVLPDDGYRPHTFVWFHRDLRDEVEVPGEVTVLHRDERLVVVDKPPFLSTIPRGQHVLQSVVARMRRELGLPELSSLHRLDRVTSGVLMLATERRWRGPYQTLFEHRKVEKGYLALAPWHEDLELPATVRNHVRKTRGEFQAEVVPGAPVNAETLVELHSRVGDDLAVYRLTPRTGRTHQLRLHLLGLGIPIEGDPLYPVVRETSVDDFSRPLQLLASELAFTDPVDGLPRRFVSARSLPLAGATAE; encoded by the coding sequence ATGGCGGCCTGGCTGTGCGACCGGCTGCCCCACCCCGTCGAGGTGGAGCAGATGCTGGCCGCGGGCCGGTTCGTGTACGGCGACGGGCACCCGGTGCTGCCCGACGACGGCTACCGCCCCCACACCTTCGTGTGGTTCCACCGCGACCTGCGCGACGAGGTCGAGGTGCCGGGCGAGGTGACTGTCCTCCACCGGGACGAGCGCCTCGTCGTCGTCGACAAGCCGCCCTTCCTCTCGACCATCCCGCGGGGACAGCACGTCCTGCAGAGCGTCGTCGCGCGGATGCGGCGCGAGCTGGGACTGCCCGAGCTCTCGTCGCTGCACCGGCTCGACCGCGTGACCTCGGGCGTGCTCATGCTGGCCACCGAGCGCCGGTGGCGCGGGCCCTACCAGACCCTCTTCGAGCACCGGAAGGTCGAGAAGGGCTACCTCGCGCTCGCCCCTTGGCACGAGGACCTGGAGCTGCCGGCGACGGTGCGCAACCACGTCCGCAAGACCCGCGGCGAGTTTCAGGCCGAGGTGGTGCCGGGCGCCCCGGTCAACGCCGAGACGCTGGTCGAGCTCCACTCGCGGGTGGGCGACGACCTCGCGGTCTACCGCCTGACTCCTCGCACGGGCCGCACCCACCAGCTCCGCCTGCACCTCCTCGGCCTGGGCATCCCGATCGAGGGGGACCCGCTCTACCCGGTCGTCCGGGAGACCTCCGTCGACGACTTCTCCCGACCGCTCCAGCTGCTCGCGAGCGAGCTGGCGTTCACCGACCCCGTCGACGGCCTCCCGAGGAGGTTCGTCAGTGCGCGGTCGCTGCCGCTCGCGGGCGCCACGGCAGAGTGA
- a CDS encoding SRPBCC family protein, whose translation MRFTLETVASPDQALRAFTDFSERRLQTWSRTLDPRRYELREHGDTWAIVREASPGSPFWVVCHYDWSQPGEVRWDVVESSYGGGGSGVIRVEPLESGGSRVHAEWDATGGQRGQRALIFLLYNGPIPRLLPRVWRGALDRYAASGGT comes from the coding sequence ATGCGGTTCACGCTGGAGACCGTCGCTTCACCGGACCAGGCGCTGCGCGCCTTCACGGACTTCTCCGAGCGCCGACTGCAGACCTGGAGCCGCACCCTGGACCCCCGGCGCTACGAGCTGCGCGAGCACGGTGACACCTGGGCGATCGTGCGAGAGGCAAGCCCCGGGTCGCCCTTCTGGGTGGTCTGCCACTACGACTGGTCCCAGCCCGGGGAGGTGCGCTGGGACGTGGTCGAGAGCAGCTACGGCGGCGGCGGCAGCGGCGTCATCAGGGTCGAGCCGCTCGAGAGCGGCGGCAGCCGGGTGCACGCCGAGTGGGACGCCACTGGCGGCCAGCGTGGACAGCGTGCCCTGATCTTCCTGCTCTACAACGGCCCCATCCCTAGGCTGCTGCCCCGCGTGTGGCGGGGAGCGCTGGACCGGTACGCCGCCAGCGGCGGGACCTGA
- a CDS encoding glycerol-3-phosphate dehydrogenase/oxidase, with protein sequence MTTPIALNPDSRAAALSHMQTHGLDVLVVGGGIVGVGAALDAVTRGLSVGLLEQRDLASGTSSRSSKLVHGGLRYLEMLDFALVKEALEERGLLLTRLAPHLVRPVPFLYPLHHAWERPYVGAGVALYDAMAMTGKYDMGVPKHKHLFRKQLARIAPDIRTDDLHGAIRYYDCQVDDARLVMTIARTAADNGAHVATRTKVTGFLREGDRVVGVTARDLENEVDLEVRARVVINAAGVWTDQVQELIGGEAQLDVAASKGIHIVVPRDRIRSEAGFITKTEKSVLFVIPWGAFWIIGTTDTPWDLDLAHPAASRADLDYLLGHLNTLLRDPLDHDDVVGVYAGLRPLLKPVVRKGEQGETTKLSREHTVANPVPGLVLVAGGKLTTYRVMAKDAVDHATRDLGAVPASITERVPLVGAWGHESRTNQRVALSRSSGLRIGLVDHLLGRYGGLVDEVLSLVAERPELGRPLEGAPFYLAAEVVYAVTHEGARHLDDVLTRRTRISIETFDRGIASARPAAVLMATELGWDEARLDDEVDHYLRRVEAERQSQLMLTDHEADEARVKAPDIV encoded by the coding sequence ATGACCACGCCGATCGCACTCAACCCCGACTCGCGTGCCGCGGCCCTCTCTCACATGCAGACCCACGGCCTCGACGTGCTCGTCGTCGGCGGCGGGATCGTCGGGGTCGGTGCCGCGCTGGACGCCGTGACTCGGGGGCTGTCGGTCGGACTGCTGGAGCAGCGCGACCTCGCGTCCGGCACGTCGAGCCGCAGCAGCAAGCTCGTGCACGGCGGCCTGCGCTACCTCGAGATGCTCGACTTCGCGCTCGTCAAGGAGGCGCTCGAGGAGCGTGGCCTGCTGCTCACCCGGCTGGCACCCCACCTGGTTCGACCGGTGCCGTTCCTCTACCCGCTCCACCACGCCTGGGAGCGGCCCTACGTCGGCGCCGGTGTCGCGCTCTACGACGCCATGGCCATGACCGGCAAGTACGACATGGGCGTGCCGAAGCACAAGCACCTCTTCCGCAAGCAGCTGGCCCGCATCGCCCCGGACATCCGCACCGACGACCTTCACGGCGCGATCCGCTACTACGACTGCCAGGTCGACGACGCCAGGCTGGTGATGACGATCGCGCGCACGGCTGCCGACAACGGCGCCCACGTCGCGACGCGGACCAAGGTCACCGGCTTCCTGCGCGAGGGCGACCGCGTCGTCGGAGTCACCGCGCGCGACCTCGAGAACGAGGTCGACCTCGAGGTGCGGGCGCGGGTCGTCATCAACGCGGCGGGCGTGTGGACCGACCAGGTCCAGGAGCTCATCGGCGGAGAGGCGCAGCTCGACGTCGCCGCGAGCAAGGGCATCCACATCGTCGTGCCCCGCGACCGGATCCGCTCCGAGGCGGGCTTCATCACCAAGACCGAGAAGTCGGTGCTGTTCGTGATCCCGTGGGGCGCGTTCTGGATCATCGGGACCACCGACACCCCCTGGGACCTCGACCTCGCCCACCCGGCGGCGAGCCGGGCCGACCTCGACTACCTCCTCGGCCACCTCAACACGCTGCTGCGCGACCCCCTCGACCACGACGACGTGGTGGGTGTCTACGCCGGCCTGCGACCGCTGCTCAAGCCGGTCGTGCGCAAGGGGGAGCAGGGAGAGACCACCAAGCTCTCCCGCGAGCACACCGTCGCCAACCCCGTGCCGGGGCTGGTCCTGGTCGCCGGCGGGAAGCTCACCACCTACCGCGTGATGGCCAAGGACGCCGTTGACCACGCCACCCGCGACCTCGGTGCGGTCCCCGCCTCGATCACCGAGCGGGTGCCGCTGGTCGGCGCCTGGGGGCACGAGTCGCGCACCAACCAGCGGGTGGCGCTGAGCCGCTCGTCGGGGCTCCGGATCGGTCTTGTCGACCACCTCCTCGGCAGGTACGGCGGCCTGGTCGACGAGGTGCTGTCCCTCGTCGCCGAGCGTCCCGAGCTCGGCCGACCCCTGGAGGGCGCGCCGTTCTACCTCGCAGCCGAGGTGGTCTACGCGGTCACCCACGAAGGGGCGCGCCATCTCGACGACGTCCTGACGCGTCGTACCCGAATCTCGATCGAGACCTTCGACCGCGGGATCGCCTCGGCACGCCCTGCTGCCGTGCTGATGGCGACGGAGCTGGGCTGGGACGAGGCGCGGCTCGACGACGAGGTCGACCACTACCTGCGACGTGTCGAGGCCGAGCGACAGAGCCAGCTCATGCTCACCGACCACGAGGCCGACGAGGCCCGGGTCAAGGCGCCCGACATCGTCTGA